In the Pedobacter cryoconitis genome, ACTGCTGATAGCGCACTGGCTGTCAAAATGCAGGAATATAAGGATGAATTGAGAAAAAAGGTAGAAGAGTCTGCTGCAGAGTTAGAGTCTTAAGCGTTACAAAAAACGTCCTGTTAATTATAGCAGGGCGTTTTTTTATGCCTTTAACTTGAATAAATTTTAGTTCAGGTTAGGATTTTTAGGAAAATTACTGATATGTGCATATTTAGGCCCCAAATGAATGATCACTTCTTTCCAAAGCTGCTCTTCGTCAGCAGAAAATATCATATCAGCGTCGTACTGATCAGAAACAATCCAGGTATTTTCTTCCATCTCCGCTTTAAGCTGAAGCCCTTCCCAACCAGAATAGCCGACAAAAACTTTCACCTCATCTCTAGTTAGTTCTCCTTTACCCATTAACGCGCTGAAGCTCTCAAAGTTCCCCCCCCAGAAGATTCCTTTAGCAATTTCCTCGCCGCCTGAAATTTTTTCAGGACAACGGTGGATAAAGTGAATCGTATCTGTCGCTACCGGGCCACCATAGCACACCACAAAGGCAGGCCCGCCAATGTCCTCAATCAGATCTCCTAATAATAAGAGACTTGGCTGGTTAATTACAAAACCAAGCGTTCCCAGTTCGCTGTGTTCGGTCAGAAAAACTACCGACCGGGCAAAATTAGGATCATTTAAAAATGGTTCGGAAACAAGCAGTTTACCGGCTGAGGGAGTTAATCGACTTATCATTT is a window encoding:
- a CDS encoding YqgE/AlgH family protein — protein: MISRLTPSAGKLLVSEPFLNDPNFARSVVFLTEHSELGTLGFVINQPSLLLLGDLIEDIGGPAFVVCYGGPVATDTIHFIHRCPEKISGGEEIAKGIFWGGNFESFSALMGKGELTRDEVKVFVGYSGWEGLQLKAEMEENTWIVSDQYDADMIFSADEEQLWKEVIIHLGPKYAHISNFPKNPNLN